Proteins co-encoded in one Gehongia tenuis genomic window:
- a CDS encoding MerR family transcriptional regulator, with protein MYRIGEFSKMTRTTVKTLRYYDEAGLLRPARVDGATGYRYYDAGQLAALSRILSLRQAGLSVEEVKAVLDGEDLGGILRFRRGELEAEAERIAARLSRIASLMDHEKEETMYQAIIKNLPECTVYSKEGTVKSFADYGCFVLQSAEECRAANPKIRCTQPDYCFVRYLDEYRERDIRIEYCQAVEKAGVETRTIKFKTLQSTPAVCAVHRGAYDGLRDAYAFLHRWMEENGYEPSESPREFYIDGVWNRDRREDWLTEIQIPIARA; from the coding sequence ATGTATCGCATCGGAGAATTTTCCAAAATGACGAGGACCACGGTGAAAACCCTGCGCTATTACGACGAGGCGGGACTGCTGCGCCCGGCCCGTGTGGATGGGGCCACCGGCTACCGCTACTATGACGCCGGCCAGCTGGCAGCCCTGAGCCGCATCCTGTCCCTGCGTCAGGCGGGGCTGTCGGTGGAGGAGGTGAAGGCCGTCCTGGACGGAGAGGATCTGGGCGGGATTCTCCGCTTCCGCAGAGGGGAGCTGGAAGCGGAGGCGGAGCGGATTGCCGCCAGGCTTTCCCGCATCGCCAGCCTTATGGACCATGAAAAGGAGGAAACCATGTATCAAGCCATCATCAAGAATCTGCCCGAGTGCACGGTGTACAGCAAGGAGGGCACGGTGAAAAGCTTCGCGGATTACGGCTGCTTCGTGCTGCAGTCGGCTGAGGAATGCCGCGCCGCCAACCCCAAAATCCGCTGCACCCAGCCGGATTACTGTTTTGTACGCTATTTGGATGAATACCGGGAACGGGATATTCGCATCGAGTACTGCCAGGCGGTGGAGAAGGCGGGGGTGGAGACAAGGACCATCAAGTTTAAGACCCTTCAAAGCACGCCGGCGGTCTGCGCTGTTCATCGGGGCGCCTACGACGGGCTCAGGGATGCCTACGCCTTTCTCCACCGGTGGATGGAGGAAAACGGCTATGAGCCCTCGGAAAGTCCGCGGGAGTTCTATATCGACGGCGTCTGGAACAGGGATCGACGGGAGGACTGGCTGACGGAGATCCAAATACCCATTGCCCGCGCCTAG